A stretch of the Agromyces larvae genome encodes the following:
- a CDS encoding thiamine pyrophosphate-binding protein: MPAVSTHVARTLAAHVGHVFGLMGNGNAWFLDALDHDTDVVFTAVRHEAGGVVAADAYFRASGRLAAATATYGAGFTNTLTALAEAVQAEVPLVLVVGDQPTAGRRAWDVDQIALASAVGARTYTVGRTDAAATVVLAIEHALARRQPVVLALPYDVAALDAGEVPPAPALRHPVPLTPASPYATGVIAELAHALARSRRPFLLAGRGAWLAGASEPLGELAAATGAITAGTALGRGVFPDTRYDLGVTGGFGTEGAMALVREADVAVVFGASMNQFTMRFGELFAPRTRVFQVDVSPAATHPHVGGFVRGDAAVVARALVAELAKLDATPSGWRESIDLEPLRVYPRPDRADGLADDGRLDPRAVAQRVAELLPEDRVVVSDGGHFIGWANMYWPIASPDRMVMVGTAYQSIGLGFPSVAGAAAAKPSSTIVLTTGDGGGLMALADLETAVRTAGGRGLAVVWNDAAYGAEVHLYGRKGLAQAPMRIPEVDFAALAAAVGAEGVVVRELADLDRLGTWAGEASDRRRFLLLDCRISPTVMAPYQHEIIRVNA; the protein is encoded by the coding sequence ATGCCCGCCGTCTCCACCCACGTCGCCCGCACCCTCGCCGCCCATGTCGGCCACGTCTTCGGCCTGATGGGCAACGGCAACGCCTGGTTCCTCGACGCCCTCGACCACGACACCGACGTGGTGTTCACCGCGGTGCGGCACGAAGCGGGCGGCGTGGTCGCCGCCGACGCCTACTTCCGCGCGTCGGGCCGGCTGGCCGCCGCGACCGCCACCTACGGAGCCGGCTTCACGAACACGCTGACCGCGCTCGCCGAAGCGGTGCAGGCCGAGGTGCCGCTCGTGCTCGTCGTCGGCGACCAGCCCACCGCCGGCCGCCGCGCTTGGGACGTCGACCAGATCGCGCTCGCTTCCGCGGTCGGCGCACGCACCTACACGGTCGGGCGAACGGATGCCGCGGCCACCGTCGTCCTCGCCATCGAGCACGCACTGGCGCGTCGGCAACCGGTCGTCCTCGCGCTGCCGTACGACGTCGCCGCGCTCGACGCGGGCGAGGTTCCGCCGGCGCCGGCCCTGCGGCATCCGGTTCCGCTCACCCCCGCCAGCCCCTATGCGACCGGCGTGATCGCCGAGCTCGCCCATGCGCTCGCCCGCTCTCGCCGGCCCTTCCTGCTCGCCGGCCGCGGGGCGTGGCTGGCCGGGGCGAGCGAGCCGCTCGGCGAGCTCGCCGCGGCGACCGGGGCGATCACGGCCGGCACGGCGCTCGGGCGCGGGGTGTTCCCCGACACCCGCTACGACCTGGGCGTCACCGGCGGGTTCGGTACCGAGGGTGCGATGGCGCTCGTGCGCGAGGCCGACGTCGCGGTCGTGTTCGGCGCGTCGATGAACCAGTTCACGATGCGGTTCGGCGAGCTGTTCGCGCCGCGCACGCGGGTGTTCCAGGTGGATGTCTCGCCGGCGGCGACGCACCCGCACGTCGGGGGGTTCGTGCGCGGGGATGCCGCCGTCGTGGCCCGTGCGCTCGTCGCGGAACTGGCGAAGCTGGATGCGACGCCGTCGGGGTGGCGCGAATCGATCGACCTCGAGCCGCTGCGGGTCTACCCGAGGCCCGACCGCGCCGACGGCCTCGCCGACGACGGCCGCCTCGACCCCCGCGCGGTCGCGCAGCGCGTCGCCGAACTGCTGCCCGAGGACCGCGTCGTCGTCTCCGACGGCGGGCACTTCATCGGCTGGGCGAACATGTACTGGCCGATCGCGTCGCCCGACCGCATGGTCATGGTCGGCACGGCGTACCAGTCGATCGGGCTCGGGTTCCCGAGCGTCGCGGGCGCCGCAGCGGCCAAGCCTTCGTCGACGATCGTGCTGACCACCGGTGACGGCGGCGGACTGATGGCACTGGCCGACCTCGAGACCGCCGTGCGCACCGCCGGCGGCCGGGGCCTGGCCGTGGTCTGGAACGACGCCGCCTACGGCGCCGAGGTGCACCTCTACGGTCGCAAGGGCCTCGCGCAGGCGCCGATGCGGATTCCCGAGGTCGACTTCGCCGCCCTCGCTGCGGCAGTCGGCGCCGAGGGCGTCGTCGTGCGCGAGCTCGCCGACCTCGACCGGCTCGGTACCTGGGCCGGCGAGGCATCCGATCGGCGACGCTTCCTGCTGCTCGACTGCCGCATATCCCCGACCGTGATGGCGCCCTACCAGCACGAGATCATCCGTGTGAACGCCTAG
- a CDS encoding ABC transporter ATP-binding protein has translation MSTNDAPLLEVSDLVVAYGTKRKPVPVLHGVSLEVGAGECVGLVGESGSGKSTLGKAILGLVPVASGTIGFDGRDITHAKGRDRRALAADIQVVFQDPYGSLDPLMTVGDILAEPLATAGASKAEAKAVVGEMLDRVRLPKHVIDRYPSEFSGGQRQRIAIARALVRRPRLIICDEPVSALDLTTQATILDLLIELQRDTGVSYLFVSHDLGVVRRVCHRVAVMYRGELVETGDGDVITSDPQHAYSKRLLMASPVADPQLQAERRRAWLALREDRAA, from the coding sequence ATGAGCACGAACGACGCACCGCTGCTCGAGGTCTCCGACCTCGTCGTGGCCTACGGCACCAAGCGCAAGCCGGTGCCGGTGCTGCACGGCGTCTCGCTCGAGGTCGGAGCGGGCGAGTGCGTCGGCCTGGTCGGCGAGTCGGGGTCGGGCAAGTCGACCCTCGGCAAGGCGATCCTCGGACTCGTGCCCGTCGCGTCGGGCACCATCGGCTTCGACGGTCGCGACATCACGCACGCGAAAGGCCGCGACCGCCGGGCCCTCGCCGCCGACATCCAGGTCGTCTTCCAGGATCCGTACGGCTCGCTCGACCCGCTGATGACCGTGGGAGACATCCTCGCCGAACCGCTCGCCACGGCGGGCGCGAGCAAGGCCGAGGCGAAGGCCGTCGTCGGCGAGATGCTCGACCGGGTTCGACTGCCGAAGCACGTGATCGACCGGTACCCCAGCGAGTTCTCGGGGGGTCAGCGCCAGCGCATCGCGATCGCACGCGCGCTCGTGCGCCGGCCGCGCCTGATCATCTGCGACGAGCCCGTGAGCGCGCTCGACCTCACCACGCAGGCGACCATCCTCGACCTGCTGATCGAGCTGCAGCGCGACACCGGCGTCTCGTACCTCTTCGTGTCGCACGATCTCGGCGTGGTGCGCCGGGTGTGCCACCGCGTCGCGGTGATGTACCGGGGCGAGCTGGTCGAGACCGGCGACGGCGACGTGATCACGAGCGACCCGCAGCACGCCTACAGCAAGCGGCTGCTCATGGCCTCGCCCGTCGCCGATCCGCAGCTGCAGGCCGAGCGTCGTCGAGCGTGGCTCGCGCTGCGCGAGGACCGGGCCGCCTAA
- a CDS encoding ABC transporter permease, which produces MLTFTLKRLASGVILLFVVSTATFFLAYTAIPDPTLGLLGSAATPDAQAALAERIGTDRPVLVQYFEWLGGLVQGDLGTSWKNFQPVSAQIAVKLPVTLSVVTLSILLSAVLGGVLGVLAGLRPNTWIDRVVKAGAVILFALPGFWVALVLVMTFAVQLQWFPAVGYVQPTVSLPDWLRSITLPAISLALGAVVMIAEQLRNAIIQADGQDYMRTLRSRGLSQPRLVTHLLRNSAPPSLTILALMFVGLLSGAIIVEQIFALPGIGPLTQSSSQNGDIPMLLGITVITVIFVVIINFLLDVLLGWINPKVRVK; this is translated from the coding sequence ATGCTCACCTTCACGCTCAAACGGCTCGCATCCGGCGTGATCCTGCTGTTCGTCGTGTCGACGGCGACGTTCTTCCTCGCCTACACGGCGATCCCCGACCCCACCCTGGGCCTGCTCGGCAGCGCCGCGACGCCCGATGCGCAGGCCGCGCTCGCCGAGCGGATCGGCACCGATCGACCGGTGCTCGTGCAGTACTTCGAATGGCTCGGCGGGCTGGTTCAGGGCGACCTCGGCACCTCGTGGAAGAACTTCCAGCCCGTCAGCGCGCAGATCGCCGTCAAGCTGCCCGTCACCCTCTCGGTGGTGACGCTCTCCATCCTCCTGTCCGCCGTGCTCGGCGGCGTGCTCGGCGTGCTCGCCGGACTGCGCCCGAACACCTGGATCGACCGGGTGGTCAAGGCCGGCGCCGTGATCCTGTTCGCGCTGCCCGGGTTCTGGGTCGCGCTCGTGCTCGTCATGACGTTCGCCGTGCAGCTCCAGTGGTTTCCCGCGGTCGGCTACGTGCAGCCGACCGTATCGCTGCCCGACTGGCTGAGGTCGATCACCCTGCCGGCGATCTCGCTCGCCCTCGGCGCGGTGGTGATGATCGCCGAGCAGCTCCGCAACGCGATCATCCAGGCCGACGGTCAGGACTACATGCGGACCCTGCGCAGCCGCGGTCTCTCGCAGCCGCGGCTCGTGACGCACCTGCTGCGCAACTCCGCCCCGCCCTCGCTCACGATCCTCGCCCTCATGTTCGTGGGCCTGCTCTCGGGGGCGATCATCGTCGAGCAGATCTTCGCGTTGCCGGGCATCGGGCCGCTGACGCAGTCCTCGTCGCAGAACGGCGACATCCCGATGCTGCTCGGCATCACCGTCATCACGGTGATCTTCGTCGTGATCATCAACTTCCTCCTCGACGTCCTCCTCGGCTGGATCAACCCGAAGGTGCGTGTGAAATGA
- a CDS encoding fumarylacetoacetate hydrolase family protein — MTSAIATPGKIIAVHLSYASRAAQRGRTPAHPSYFLKPSSSLAATGGTVERPAGTELLAFEGEIALVIGEPARRVAPEDGWTHVAQVTAANDFGVYDLRTADKGSNLRNKGGDGFTPIGPVAIPADVAGEGGWRVRTWVNGELVQEDTSDAMIFGFGRIIADLSQHLTLETGDVILTGTPAGSSVVLPGDVVEVEVDAPNAPGAPSTGRLVTSVVQGEVPFGDFGDTPSVDDAQRLEAWGSAEALAAAVAAGRAAPLAKPVALAEPVEATPTDTPLAEPVEATPTGGLPSTGSGSTRFELTDDLRAQLSSVAVATLSVALRKRGYHDVFIEGVHANLPGARIVGRARTLRFIPARPDLFQSHGGGYNAQKRAFDSVGPGEVLVVDARGERGTGTVGDVLALRAKVRGAAGIVTDGGVRDFDAVAEIGIPVFSQGPHPSVLGRRHVPWETDVTIACGGAAVQPGDVIVGDGDGVIVIPPHLVAEVAAEAAEQDAADAWVAERVAEGEAVDGLFPMNAEWRARYERDRLAESSNTLAEPGNTLAEPGNTLAEPGNTLAEPVEATPTRDPSLRPAQGATP, encoded by the coding sequence ATGACCTCCGCCATCGCCACGCCCGGCAAGATCATCGCCGTGCACCTGAGCTACGCGTCGCGCGCTGCGCAGCGCGGCCGCACGCCCGCCCATCCGAGCTACTTCCTGAAGCCGTCGTCGTCGCTGGCGGCGACCGGCGGCACCGTCGAGCGCCCCGCCGGCACCGAGCTGCTCGCGTTCGAGGGCGAGATCGCCCTCGTGATCGGCGAGCCCGCGCGCCGCGTCGCACCCGAGGACGGCTGGACGCACGTCGCCCAGGTCACGGCGGCGAACGACTTCGGTGTGTACGACCTGCGCACCGCCGACAAGGGGTCGAACCTGCGCAACAAGGGCGGCGACGGGTTCACGCCGATCGGGCCGGTCGCGATCCCGGCCGACGTCGCCGGCGAGGGCGGGTGGCGCGTGCGCACCTGGGTGAACGGCGAGCTCGTGCAGGAGGACACCTCCGACGCGATGATCTTCGGCTTCGGCCGCATCATCGCCGACCTGTCGCAGCACCTGACCCTCGAGACGGGCGACGTGATCCTGACCGGCACGCCTGCCGGGTCGAGCGTCGTGCTGCCCGGCGACGTGGTCGAGGTCGAGGTCGACGCGCCGAACGCCCCCGGCGCGCCGAGCACCGGGCGGCTCGTCACCTCCGTCGTCCAGGGCGAGGTGCCGTTCGGCGACTTCGGCGACACCCCGTCGGTCGACGACGCGCAGCGCCTGGAGGCCTGGGGCTCGGCCGAAGCGCTGGCGGCCGCGGTCGCGGCGGGCCGAGCCGCTCCGCTCGCTAAGCCCGTCGCGCTCGCTGAGCCCGTCGAAGCGACCCCAACCGACACTCCGCTCGCTGAGCCCGTCGAAGCGACCCCAACCGGCGGCCTCCCTTCGACGGGCTCAGGGAGCACTCGGTTCGAGCTCACCGACGACCTGCGCGCCCAGCTCTCCAGCGTCGCGGTCGCGACCCTCTCGGTCGCCCTGCGCAAGCGCGGCTACCACGACGTGTTCATCGAGGGCGTGCACGCGAACCTGCCCGGTGCCCGCATCGTGGGCCGTGCGCGCACGCTGCGGTTCATCCCGGCTCGCCCCGATCTGTTCCAGTCCCACGGCGGCGGCTACAACGCGCAGAAACGCGCGTTCGACTCGGTCGGCCCTGGCGAGGTGCTCGTCGTCGACGCCCGCGGCGAGCGCGGCACCGGCACCGTCGGCGACGTGCTCGCGCTCCGCGCGAAGGTGCGGGGCGCCGCGGGCATCGTGACCGACGGCGGGGTGCGCGACTTCGACGCGGTCGCCGAGATCGGCATCCCGGTGTTCTCGCAGGGACCGCACCCGAGCGTGCTCGGCCGCCGGCACGTGCCGTGGGAGACCGACGTGACGATCGCCTGCGGCGGCGCGGCCGTGCAGCCGGGCGACGTGATCGTGGGCGACGGCGACGGCGTGATCGTGATTCCGCCGCACCTCGTCGCCGAGGTCGCCGCCGAGGCTGCCGAGCAGGACGCGGCCGACGCGTGGGTCGCCGAGCGGGTCGCCGAGGGCGAGGCGGTCGACGGGCTGTTCCCGATGAACGCCGAGTGGCGTGCCCGCTACGAGCGCGACCGGCTCGCCGAGTCCAGCAACACGCTCGCCGAACCCGGCAACACGCTCGCCGAACCCGGCAACACGCTCGCCGAACCCGGCAACACGCTCGCTGAGCCTGTCGAAGCGACCCCGACCCGAGACCCCTCCCTCCGACCGGCTCAGGGAGCGACGCCTTGA
- a CDS encoding dipeptide/oligopeptide/nickel ABC transporter permease/ATP-binding protein, protein MTAPLTDRIDSRERERGRGSTFVRLLKRPAGAISLAVLLLIVLVAVFAPLLAPYDPNFVDLTITRAPPSAEHPLGGDTTGRDVLSRLIFGTRITLWGAFVAVATSIVIGVPSGLAAGYFGGKTDRIGTWISDAVQSVPGMIILLIVGSNTGNNFDILMVTVGVFMAPGYFRLTRSTVLAVRNEAYVDAARVSGLSNARIMGRHVIRPVVAPIVIQSALTAGMAMGMQAGLQFLGIGGGTTPGWGAAMNEGFRVMRTDPLLLLWPSLALGISIAALAVLGSTLADVISVKTPMLTKRQRRRIAQKNAAALPADAVETVTGSVSHAAADSAVRLENLRVKYETTNGAVEVVHGITLDVAPGEVLGIVGESGSGKSQTVFSMLDLLPSSGYCTADAIWIGGEDVTRLPRSARAKLLGHRIGYVPQEPMTNLDPSFTIGHQLTEPLRAVHGLSRADAKARALAMLERVGIADPARVMRSYPHELSGGMAQRVLIAGAIAGKPSVLVADEPTTALDVTVQAEVLELLRELQQEYRMALVIVTHNFGVVADICDRVVVMRSGSIEEIGEVSRLFSAPESEYTRELIAASLDGAESRRELDRAGLRPAVGDAIDGGAIDGGAAGPASASAAQTDASTEAQTEEVRA, encoded by the coding sequence ATGACCGCTCCGCTCACCGACCGCATCGACTCGCGCGAGCGCGAGCGCGGGCGCGGTTCGACCTTCGTCCGTCTGCTGAAGCGGCCCGCGGGTGCGATCTCGCTCGCGGTGCTCCTGCTCATCGTGCTGGTGGCCGTGTTCGCGCCGCTGCTCGCCCCATACGACCCGAACTTCGTCGATCTCACGATCACCCGGGCGCCGCCCAGCGCCGAGCACCCCCTCGGCGGCGACACGACCGGTCGCGACGTCCTCAGCCGGCTGATCTTCGGCACGCGGATCACCCTCTGGGGCGCGTTCGTCGCGGTCGCCACCTCGATCGTGATCGGCGTGCCCTCGGGCCTGGCGGCCGGATACTTCGGCGGCAAGACCGACCGCATCGGCACCTGGATCTCGGACGCCGTGCAGTCGGTGCCCGGCATGATCATCCTGCTCATCGTGGGCTCGAACACCGGCAACAACTTCGACATCCTGATGGTGACCGTCGGCGTGTTCATGGCACCCGGCTACTTCCGCCTCACCCGCTCGACCGTGCTCGCGGTACGGAACGAAGCGTACGTCGACGCCGCCCGCGTATCGGGGCTCTCGAACGCGCGCATCATGGGCCGGCACGTGATCCGGCCCGTGGTCGCACCGATCGTGATCCAGTCGGCGCTCACCGCCGGCATGGCGATGGGCATGCAGGCCGGCCTGCAGTTCCTCGGCATCGGCGGCGGCACGACCCCCGGGTGGGGTGCCGCGATGAACGAGGGCTTCCGGGTCATGCGCACCGACCCGCTGCTGCTGCTCTGGCCCTCGCTCGCGCTCGGCATCTCGATCGCAGCGCTCGCCGTGCTCGGTTCGACGCTCGCCGACGTCATCAGCGTGAAGACGCCGATGCTGACCAAGCGGCAGCGTCGCAGGATCGCGCAGAAGAACGCCGCAGCCCTGCCCGCCGACGCGGTCGAGACGGTCACCGGTTCGGTCTCGCACGCCGCCGCCGACTCAGCGGTGCGCCTCGAGAACCTGCGGGTGAAGTACGAGACCACCAACGGCGCCGTCGAAGTGGTGCACGGCATCACGCTCGACGTCGCGCCCGGCGAGGTGCTCGGCATCGTTGGCGAGTCCGGTTCGGGCAAATCGCAGACCGTGTTCTCGATGCTCGACCTGCTGCCGAGCTCGGGCTACTGCACGGCGGACGCGATCTGGATCGGCGGCGAAGACGTGACCCGGCTCCCGCGATCCGCTCGCGCGAAGCTGCTCGGCCACCGCATCGGCTACGTGCCGCAGGAGCCGATGACGAACCTCGACCCCTCGTTCACGATCGGCCACCAGCTGACGGAACCGCTGCGCGCCGTGCACGGGCTCAGCCGCGCCGACGCCAAGGCCCGTGCGCTCGCGATGCTCGAACGCGTCGGCATCGCCGACCCCGCCCGCGTGATGCGCTCGTACCCCCACGAGCTCTCGGGCGGCATGGCGCAGCGCGTGCTCATCGCGGGGGCGATCGCCGGCAAGCCGTCGGTGCTGGTCGCCGACGAACCGACGACGGCGCTCGACGTGACGGTGCAGGCCGAGGTGCTCGAGCTGCTCCGCGAACTGCAGCAGGAGTACCGGATGGCGCTGGTCATCGTCACCCACAACTTCGGCGTCGTGGCCGACATCTGCGACCGGGTCGTCGTCATGCGCTCGGGTTCGATCGAGGAGATCGGCGAGGTGTCGCGGCTCTTCTCCGCGCCCGAGAGCGAGTACACGCGCGAGCTCATCGCCGCATCGCTCGACGGAGCCGAGAGCCGACGCGAACTCGATCGCGCCGGTCTGCGACCGGCGGTCGGCGACGCGATCGATGGGGGCGCGATCGATGGGGGCGCGGCCGGGCCGGCATCGGCTTCGGCGGCGCAGACGGATGCCTCGACCGAGGCGCAGACCGAGGAGGTCCGGGCATGA
- a CDS encoding aldolase/citrate lyase family protein: MPIRMNLPDTFAARLAAADRPQIGLWVCSASPLVAEVVAGSGVDWVLIDAEHSPNDLQTILHQLYAVSGYPVAPVVRPPIGDTVVVKQYLDLGVQNLLVPMVDSAEHARELVRAVRYPGAGSAPGAAGVRGVGASLARSSRWNRVEGYLADASSTVSLTVQIESAAAVANVEEILAVDGVDAIFVGPADLAGSMGLLGQPSHPDVVEAALTAIRAARAAGKPAGINAFVPDEAERYLAAGASFAAVGADVALLARATESLADRFVGSRPSAPDATGEPDASSSSRTSY, from the coding sequence ATGCCGATTCGAATGAACCTCCCCGACACGTTCGCGGCGCGCCTCGCCGCGGCCGACCGCCCGCAGATCGGCCTGTGGGTGTGCTCGGCCAGCCCGCTCGTGGCCGAGGTGGTCGCGGGCAGCGGCGTCGACTGGGTGCTCATCGACGCCGAGCACTCCCCCAACGACCTGCAGACGATCCTGCACCAGCTCTACGCCGTGTCGGGGTACCCGGTCGCGCCGGTCGTGCGCCCGCCGATCGGCGACACGGTCGTCGTGAAGCAGTACCTCGACCTCGGCGTGCAGAACCTGCTCGTGCCGATGGTCGACTCGGCCGAGCACGCGCGCGAACTGGTGCGCGCGGTGCGGTATCCGGGCGCAGGCTCGGCTCCGGGCGCTGCCGGGGTGCGCGGCGTGGGTGCGTCGCTCGCGCGGTCGTCGCGTTGGAACCGGGTCGAGGGCTATCTTGCGGATGCCTCGTCGACGGTGAGCCTCACCGTGCAGATCGAGTCGGCCGCTGCGGTGGCGAACGTCGAGGAGATCCTCGCGGTCGACGGCGTCGACGCGATCTTCGTCGGCCCGGCCGACCTCGCCGGATCCATGGGGCTGCTCGGGCAGCCGAGCCACCCCGATGTCGTCGAGGCGGCGCTCACCGCGATCCGCGCCGCGCGGGCGGCGGGCAAGCCGGCCGGCATCAACGCGTTCGTGCCCGACGAGGCCGAGCGCTACCTCGCCGCGGGTGCGTCGTTCGCGGCGGTCGGCGCCGACGTCGCGCTGCTCGCGCGCGCGACCGAGTCGCTCGCGGATCGCTTCGTCGGGTCGCGGCCGAGCGCGCCGGATGCGACGGGCGAACCGGATGCCTCGAGCTCATCCCGCACGAGCTACTGA
- a CDS encoding ABC transporter substrate-binding protein, giving the protein MKKALAAISLTAAAALALTACSSGSEPPAAEGGDIAAKPLSIGNFLDVTSWDPSLADIGFDGPYLSAVYDPLLAIDADGEPQPALATDWETSDDFLTITMDLRTDTTFSDGAAFDADAAVKSLDYLKAGVRSQEAYRNVESFEAVDEDTIAIHLTQRDDTILYYMGLGRSYMMSPNAIDAGTLAEAPVGSGPYTLGASSVPGAEYHFDKVADHWAADEFPFDPLTITPLSDATAMLNGMQSGQFQLIYGDKAGTDMAPDMGWNVASGLATWVGLQFSDRAGATEMGKPLGELKVRQALNYAFNGPELVETIGQGVGEATNQLFPVGTPGYVDSITDMYAYDLDTAKSLLAEAGYADGFEITMPMAPQFQAWQAIVEQTFGELGIRVTWKETDFMSYMSVAPDYPMFLAVIAMDSNPIATVQRQIAEPQWYNPTPGIEAFPEVQAQLDVVLTAERGDAQIAEVEKLNQLVTEQAFFSIWSQSTNTYITTADFEVTPITGMMFPTLRQIAVVG; this is encoded by the coding sequence ATGAAGAAGGCACTGGCGGCTATCTCGCTCACCGCTGCTGCGGCGCTCGCGCTGACGGCGTGCAGCTCCGGCTCAGAACCGCCCGCCGCGGAAGGCGGCGACATCGCCGCCAAGCCGCTCAGCATCGGCAACTTCCTGGACGTGACCAGCTGGGACCCGTCGCTCGCCGACATCGGCTTCGACGGCCCCTACCTGTCCGCGGTCTACGACCCGCTGCTCGCGATCGACGCCGATGGCGAGCCGCAGCCCGCCCTCGCGACCGACTGGGAGACCTCGGACGACTTCCTCACCATCACGATGGACCTCCGCACCGACACGACCTTCTCGGACGGCGCCGCGTTCGACGCCGACGCGGCCGTGAAGAGCCTCGACTACCTCAAGGCGGGCGTCCGCTCGCAGGAGGCGTACCGCAACGTCGAGAGCTTCGAGGCCGTCGACGAGGACACCATCGCCATCCACCTCACCCAGCGCGACGACACGATCCTGTACTACATGGGCCTCGGCCGCAGCTACATGATGTCGCCGAACGCGATCGACGCCGGCACCCTCGCCGAAGCCCCCGTCGGCTCCGGCCCGTACACGCTGGGCGCGAGCTCGGTGCCCGGCGCCGAGTACCACTTCGACAAGGTCGCCGACCACTGGGCCGCCGATGAGTTCCCGTTCGACCCGCTGACGATCACGCCGCTGAGCGACGCGACCGCGATGCTGAACGGCATGCAGAGCGGCCAGTTCCAGCTGATCTACGGCGACAAGGCCGGCACCGACATGGCGCCGGACATGGGCTGGAACGTGGCGAGCGGCCTCGCGACCTGGGTCGGCCTGCAGTTCAGCGACCGCGCCGGCGCGACCGAGATGGGCAAGCCGCTCGGCGAGCTGAAGGTGCGCCAGGCGCTGAACTACGCCTTCAACGGGCCCGAGCTGGTCGAGACCATCGGCCAGGGCGTCGGCGAGGCGACGAACCAGCTGTTCCCCGTCGGCACGCCCGGCTACGTCGACTCGATCACCGACATGTACGCGTACGACCTCGACACGGCGAAGTCGCTGCTCGCCGAGGCCGGCTACGCCGACGGCTTCGAGATCACGATGCCGATGGCGCCGCAGTTCCAGGCCTGGCAGGCGATCGTCGAGCAGACCTTCGGCGAACTCGGCATCCGGGTCACCTGGAAGGAGACCGACTTCATGTCGTACATGTCGGTCGCGCCCGACTACCCGATGTTCCTCGCGGTCATCGCGATGGACTCGAACCCGATCGCGACCGTGCAGCGACAGATCGCCGAACCGCAGTGGTACAACCCGACCCCGGGCATCGAAGCGTTCCCCGAGGTGCAGGCGCAGCTCGACGTCGTGCTCACCGCCGAGCGCGGCGACGCCCAGATCGCCGAGGTCGAGAAGCTCAACCAGCTCGTGACCGAGCAGGCGTTCTTCTCGATCTGGAGCCAGTCGACGAACACCTACATCACGACCGCCGACTTCGAGGTCACGCCGATCACCGGCATGATGTTCCCGACCCTCCGCCAGATCGCGGTCGTCGGCTGA
- the hpaH gene encoding 2-oxo-hept-4-ene-1,7-dioate hydratase, which yields MLDDATRDAIADELVAADRDRTTVPLLTARHPDMTIDDAYAVQRRWADRRAAAGARLVGRKIGLTSKVMQVATGITEPDYGVIFDDMVIESGSTVEFDRFSNVRIEVELAFVLADRLEGPHTTIFDVLDATAYVVPALEILNSHIELQGRTIVDTISDNAAMGAMVLGGRPVKVDEVDLRWVSALLSRNQTIEESGVAAAVLGHPAMGVAWLANKLAQHGQALGAGEIILAGSFTRPMWVERGDTVHADYRDLGAVTCRFE from the coding sequence ATGCTCGATGACGCCACCCGCGACGCGATCGCCGACGAACTCGTCGCCGCCGACCGCGACCGCACCACCGTGCCGCTGCTCACCGCCCGGCACCCCGACATGACGATCGACGACGCCTACGCGGTGCAGCGCCGCTGGGCCGACCGCCGCGCCGCCGCCGGCGCCCGGCTCGTCGGGCGCAAGATCGGCCTCACCTCGAAGGTGATGCAGGTCGCGACCGGCATCACCGAGCCCGACTACGGCGTCATCTTCGACGACATGGTCATCGAGTCGGGCTCCACGGTCGAGTTCGACCGGTTCTCGAACGTGCGCATCGAGGTCGAGCTCGCGTTCGTGCTCGCCGACCGGCTCGAGGGCCCGCACACCACGATCTTCGACGTGCTGGATGCCACGGCCTACGTCGTGCCCGCGCTCGAGATCCTGAACTCGCACATCGAGCTGCAGGGCCGCACCATCGTCGACACCATCAGCGACAACGCCGCGATGGGCGCGATGGTGCTCGGCGGCCGCCCGGTGAAGGTCGACGAGGTCGATCTGCGCTGGGTGTCGGCGCTGCTCTCGCGCAACCAGACCATCGAGGAGTCGGGCGTCGCCGCCGCCGTGCTCGGCCACCCGGCGATGGGCGTCGCGTGGCTCGCGAACAAGCTCGCCCAGCACGGGCAGGCGCTGGGGGCCGGCGAGATCATCCTCGCGGGCTCGTTCACCCGCCCGATGTGGGTCGAGCGCGGCGACACCGTGCACGCCGACTACCGAGACCTGGGAGCCGTGACATGCCGATTCGAATGA